From a single Apium graveolens cultivar Ventura chromosome 2, ASM990537v1, whole genome shotgun sequence genomic region:
- the LOC141707594 gene encoding uncharacterized protein LOC141707594 isoform X2, with the protein MAALQLRRFRQISRYLPGYFYGLSTRNNRLHALPISFASVVCPPIDDYVKENYFDLRRFSTVSRKKYKSVDEDGLLSFIASSLDKIEGPSHYWLNKFEGNKEKPKRDGVFLVLGGAFPEELNNESVIMIEHVKALQQRYPTIHVMAFQSNESIFSDEFTVRLLESIMREFITFPILLSTNNFPEVLEGACYILFEGFKCPQIFNEKNVDIGIIDNAIMKLNVQQHNNKIVNKLESSWVKPFQVIPEPFFCSSLQNLFLYFPGCIAVDESNERLFLSDSNHHRIIVSNGRGEILESIGASPGFEDGEFQSAKLNRPAASFYHTAEDCLYFVDSENHAIRRADMERRIVETLYPACNISNKRYSLWSWIVDKIWPSNDPVIKSDTYDSKTILYPWHMMKSVDDLYILTHSLETLWIMDLASGDIKDVVKGFSKIWEICGQMILEKSALLKQMPLEWLQQQVGPDCPLEGVQYASLMSSMATYQDDVVVCDAVGQRLLKLNKTSGSVASFQFSNFGILGLPYWCSYSLERVYAVGAQTSCRNDHIQQFSLLPGRIDIQLIVDIPEDTVLVEPLKEDYVWWQARGTATVVPEAKKKEESLEKVGVAQQWYNELDDLAALTPEEKLSTEKEEMISDGEVQEGRICIKSAINTSPGTCEVIISAAIYLKLKILSTSIDDNQEKYASRIAHHLGSKSGRSRRDQCLQQLLTSNTDVRDLIFMKPLNVKLLFECLNHPKAKNSKDIILTNSSIDVNVSLT; encoded by the exons ATGGCAGCTCTTCAATTGCGTCGTTTTCGACAAATCTCTCGATATCTTCCAG GTTATTTTTATGGACTATCCACTCGAAACAACCGCTTACACGCTCTCCCGATTTCATTTGCTAGTGTAGTATGTCCCCCCATTGATGACTATGTTAAAGAGAATTATTTTGATTTGCGGAG GTTTTCAACTGTGTCTCGGAAAAAATACAAGTCTGTGGATGAAGATGGCTTATTGTCGTTCATCGCATCTAGTTTAGACAAGATTGAAG GCCCTTCCCATTATTGGTTGAACAAATTTGAGGGCAACAAGGAGAAACCTAAAAGAGATGGCGTTTTCTTAGTTCTTGGTGGTGCATTTCCGGAGGAACTAAACAATGAATCTGTTATCATGATTGAACATGTAAAAGCACTTCAGCAGAG GTATCCTACAATTCATGTTATGGCTTTTCAATCGAACGAGTCCATTTTTTCTGATGAATTTACTGTGCGATTACTCGAGAGTATAATGAGAGAATTCATTACCTTCCCCATTCTGTTGTCGACTAATAATTTTCCGGAG GTATTAGAAGGGGCATGCTATATCTTATTTGAAGGTTTCAAATGTCCTCAGATCTTTAATGAGAAGAATGTAGATATTGGTATTATTGATAATG CCATCATGAAATTAAATGTGCAACAACACAATAACAAGATCGTTAATAAATTGGAAAGCAGTTGGGTAAAGCCATTTCAAGTCATCCCGGAACCATTTTTTTGCTCTTCGTTGCAGAACTTATTTCTTTACTTCCCAG GCTGCATTGCAGTTGATGAAAGCAATGAACGATTGTTTCTTTCAGACAGCAATCACCATCGCATTATTGTATCAAATGGCCGTGGAGAAATTTTAGAAAGT ATAGGGGCTTCTCCCGGTTTTGAGGATGGCGAGTTTCAGTCGGCCAAGTTAAACAGGCCTGCAGCTTCGTTCTATCATACTGCCGAGGATTGCTTATATTTTGTTGACTCAGAG AACCATGCCATCAGGAGAGCTGACATGGAGAGAAGGATTGTCGAAACATTGTACCCGGCGTGCAACATTAGTAACAAAAGATACAGTTTGTGGAGCTGGATCGTGGATAAGATTTGGCCTAGCAATGATCCTGTCATAAAATCTGATACATATGATTCAAAAACCATTTTGTATCCTTGGCACATGATGAAATCTGTTGATGATCTCTATATTCTCACACACAG CTTGGAAACTTTGTGGATTATGGACCTGGCTTCTGGGGATATCAAAGATGTTGTTAAAG GATTTTCAAAAATTTGGGAGATATGTGGACAAATGATCTTAGAGAAGTCAGCCCTCTTGAAGCAGATGCCACTAGAATGGTTGCAGCAGCAGGTTGGACCTGATTGTCCACTGGAGGGGGTTCAGTATGCTAGTCTAATGTCATCAATGGCCACATATCAGGACGATGTAGTTGTCTGTGATGCAG TTGGTCAGCGTTTGTTAAAACTCAACAAGACATCTGGATCAGTTGCAAGCTTCCAATTCTCAAATTTTGGAATTCTTGGACTACCTTACTGGTGTTCATATTCTTTGGAGAGAGTTTATGCTGT TGGTGCACAGACGTCTTGTCGAAACGATCATAttcaacaattcagcttgttgcCTG GTAGAATTGACATACAATTGATTGTCGATATTCCCGAAGATACTGTTCTTGTAGAGCCATTAAAAGAAGATTATGTATGGTGGCAAGCAAGAGGGACTGCTACTGTAGTGCCGGAAGCAAAGAAAAAGGAAGAATCTTTGGAGAAG GTTGGTGTTGCCCAGCAGTGGTACAATGAATTAGATGATCTTGCTGCACTGACACCTGAGGAAAAATTGAGCACAGAGAAGGAAGAAATGATTTCTGATGGTGAAGTGCAAGAAGGAAGAATTTGTATTAAAAGTGCCATAAATACAAGCCCAGGGACATGTGAG GTTATTATTAGTGCGGCAATTTATCTTAAATTGAAAATTCTTTCTACCTCAATCGATGACAATCAAGAGAAGTACGC